Part of the Phycisphaeraceae bacterium genome, GGACTACGACGCCGTGCTCGTCGCGCTCGCCGCGGAGGTCGCCACTTCCTACGTGCTCATCAGATCCCTCGAAGAGCGCATCGGCTACGCAAAGGCGAACGCCGAACTCCAGGCGGAGACGCTGGCCCTCACGCAGACCCGGTTCCGAGCCGGGGCGGTCTCCGAACTCGACGTCTCGACCGCGCGTTCGACGCTCGCGAACACCCGCGCGCGCATCCCCGACCTCGAGAACGCGCTGCGCCAGACGAAACTGTCGCTCTGCGTTCTGCTCGGGCGCACGCCCTCCGAACTCGACCCGGAACTGACGCCTCACAACGGCCAGGCCCGACGCGTGCCCGACGCGCCGGCAACGATCGCCGCCGGAGTCCCCGCCGACCTGCTCCGCCGTCGCCCCGATGTGAGGGCCGCCGAGCGTCAGGCCGCGGCACAGAGCGCGCGGATCGGCCAGGCGGTCGCGAACCTGTTCCCCAGCATCTCGATCGCGGGCTCGACCGGTTTCGTCGGCAGCGACTACAGCGGCTCGGACCTCGGCGACATCTTCAACTCGGACTCCTTCGCAGGGTTCATCGGGCTTCGGATCAACTGGCCGATCCTGAACTACGGTCGCATCGAGGGCGGCATCCGCGTCCAGGACGCCCGCTACGAGCGCGCTGTCGCGCAGTACCAGGACTCCGTCCTCCGCGCCGCCGCAGACGTCGAGGCGGGCATCTCAGACTTCCTCCGTTCGCGCGAGCGAACCACTCACCTCTCCGACGCCGTGAACGCCTCGCAGCGCAGCGTCGAGATCTCGCTGATTCAGTACCGCGCCGGCGCCGTCGACTTCATCCGCGTCAACGACGCGCAGTCTTCGCTCGTGCAGGAACAGGACAACCTCGTGGTGTCCCGGGCCGCCATCGCGCTCGGCGCCGTCCGGACCTACCGGGCCCTCGGCGGGGGGTGGGAGGTCCGCGAAGGTCGCGAGTTCGTCGACCCTGAGACCGCTGAGCGGATGCGCAACCGCACGAACTGGGGCGATGTGCTCAGCGCGGACTGGTCGGAAGGCAGCGACCTGGGCTTTCGCAGGCCGCAGGAGCGCGATCCCGAGGGATCTCCGGGAGATAAGCGATGAAAGGACGGTTTCACACGATGCGCACTCGCAGTTCCGAGCGTGGAGGGATTGGGCTGACTGTCCCTCTCGCCGCCCTGTGCATGATGTCGATCCTGACGCTCGCTGGAGGCTGCAGAGACGACGCCAATGTCTACGCCCCGCCGCCTCCCCCGGAGGTCATCGTGGCGAATCCCGTCAAGCGGGATGTGACCGCGTACACCACCTACACGGGCGTGGTCGAGGCGTCGGAAACGGTCGAACTTCGGGCTCGTGTCCAGGGGTTTCTCGAGCGCATCGAGTTCGATCCGGGCCAGCGGGTCAGCAAGGGAGACCTGCTCTTCGTGATCGACAAACGTCAGTATCAGGCCGCGGTTGATCGCGCCGAAGCGCTTCTGAGATCGCGCGAGTCGGCGCTCGAGGGCGCCGCGAACGACGCCCGCCTCGCTCGGGAGCTCGCCGACCAGCGCGCAGGCCCCGAGATCGACGCGCTCATCAAGGCCGCGCGCCGCGACGCGATGGCCGCCGATGTCGCCGCCGCCGAGGCTGAACTGTTCGAGGCGACGCTGAACCTCGAGTTCTGCGAGGTGCGCGCCCCGATCGACGGCCGAATCACCGTGAACTACGTCGATATCGGAAACCTCGTCGGTCGCGGCGAGCCGACGCTGCTCGCGAAGATCATCCAGGGCACGCCGGCGTTCGTCTCCGTCGATGTCAGCGAGTCCGATGTGCTCGCGGTCCGGCGCGATCGCGCCAAGAGCGGCACGCCGGGCGACGTTGAGCCCGGTCAGGTCAGCCCGGGACAGTGGCGTCCGAGCCGGCTCGCACTCACCGGCGACGACGAGTTCGCGATCGAAGGCGTCGTCGATTATGTGCAGCCGGAGCTGGACCTCCAGACCGGCACGCTGCGCATCCGCACGCGCTACGAGAACACCAATGAGTCGCTCCTCCCCGGCTTCTTCGCGCGGGTTCGATTCGCGATGGAGTCGCGCGAATCCCTGCTCGTGCCCGAGGCCGCGCTGCTGAGCGATCAGCAGGGGCGGTTCGCCATGGTCGTCAACGATCAGGACGAGGTGGAAGTCCGGCGCGTGCGGATCGGCATCCTCGACGGCGCAATGCGCGTCGTCGAGGAGGGTCTCAGCGAGAAGGACCGCGTGATCGTCCTCGGCGTGCTGCGCGCACGCCCCGGCTCGAAGGTAACCCCGAAGACCCAGGAACCCGCGCCCGGCGCACCGTGAGAGACGCACATGTTCGCAGAGTTCCCGGTCCGCAGGCCGATAGTCTCCATCGTGATCGCGATCCTCATCGTGATCATGGGGCTCGTCGCCTACCCGACGATGCCCGTCGCCCAATACCCGG contains:
- a CDS encoding efflux RND transporter periplasmic adaptor subunit; protein product: MANPVKRDVTAYTTYTGVVEASETVELRARVQGFLERIEFDPGQRVSKGDLLFVIDKRQYQAAVDRAEALLRSRESALEGAANDARLARELADQRAGPEIDALIKAARRDAMAADVAAAEAELFEATLNLEFCEVRAPIDGRITVNYVDIGNLVGRGEPTLLAKIIQGTPAFVSVDVSESDVLAVRRDRAKSGTPGDVEPGQVSPGQWRPSRLALTGDDEFAIEGVVDYVQPELDLQTGTLRIRTRYENTNESLLPGFFARVRFAMESRESLLVPEAALLSDQQGRFAMVVNDQDEVEVRRVRIGILDGAMRVVEEGLSEKDRVIVLGVLRARPGSKVTPKTQEPAPGAP
- a CDS encoding efflux transporter outer membrane subunit, giving the protein MLALGSLLLAGCKVGPEYQTPPASVNDRWEYDARDAASSDPMWWETFNDPALSALVREATAQNLSLRAAGLRVLEARAARGVAVGEFFPQLQEAFGSVAANQLSNSGPEALGDRSFNTAEVGLQAAWELDFWGKFRRGIEAADAEVLLTVADYDAVLVALAAEVATSYVLIRSLEERIGYAKANAELQAETLALTQTRFRAGAVSELDVSTARSTLANTRARIPDLENALRQTKLSLCVLLGRTPSELDPELTPHNGQARRVPDAPATIAAGVPADLLRRRPDVRAAERQAAAQSARIGQAVANLFPSISIAGSTGFVGSDYSGSDLGDIFNSDSFAGFIGLRINWPILNYGRIEGGIRVQDARYERAVAQYQDSVLRAAADVEAGISDFLRSRERTTHLSDAVNASQRSVEISLIQYRAGAVDFIRVNDAQSSLVQEQDNLVVSRAAIALGAVRTYRALGGGWEVREGREFVDPETAERMRNRTNWGDVLSADWSEGSDLGFRRPQERDPEGSPGDKR